The DNA region GATGAGGTAATTGTTGCAACAAAAGCAGGTTTAGAATGGTCTAATGGAAATATATTCCGTAATGCTTCTAAAGAGCGCATCTTAAAAGAGATAGATGATTCCTTAAGGAGGTTAAATGTAGATTATATTGATATATATCAAATTCATTGGCCAGATAGGATGACACCTTTTGAGGAAACTGCAGAAACAATGCTGAGACTTAAAGAACAAGGAAAGATAAGAGCTATTGGGGTAAGCAATTATAACGTAGAACAAATGGAAGCTTTTGAGAAAGTTGCTGAAATTAATACACAACAGCCTCCATACAATCTTTTTGAAAGGTATATTGAAAAAGATATATTACCTTATTGTATTGATAAGGGGATTAATATCCTTGCATACGGTGCAATTTGTAGAGGGTTGTTATCAGGAAAAATGACCAAAGATAGAGAGTTTAAGGGAGATGATTTAAGAAAAAGTGACCCAAAATTCCAAGGGGAGCGTTTTGAAAGTTATTTAGAGTGTGTTAATAAATTGAATGATTTTGCTAAAAACAAATACAATAGAGAGGTTATACATCTAGCTGTAAGATGGATCTTAGATAAAACAAAAATAGGTATTGCACTCTGGGGAGCAAGAAAGCCGTCACAACTAGATAATATAGATGGTATCTTTGGATGGCATTTAAATGAGAGTGATTTCAAAGAAATTGATAAAATAATTGAAGAAACTGTAAAGGATCCAGTTGGCCCAGAATTTATGGCACCACCTCATAGAGATGGCAAATAAGATTGTTTTTGGCTTATGAAAACTAGTTATAACGTATTTGATGAGCTTAAAGAAAAATTAAAAGGGGATCTTTTTACTGATGCACTTAGTAGATATTTATTATCTACTGATGGCAGTATGTATCTTAGGAATCCACTAGGAATAGTATATCCTAGAGATGAGGAAGATGTAAAAAACACCATCAAATTTGCAAATAATTACAATTTGGCAATTCACCCAAGAGGAGCTGGCAGTGGTTTAACAGGTGGGTCTTTAGGTGAAGGCATTGTAATCGATTTTACAAGATATATGAATAAATTAGTTGAACTGAATACTAACGAAAAATATTTTATCTGTGAACCTGGCTTTAGAGGCGGAGAGTTAAATAAGATTTTAGAAAATGTTAATTTATACTTTCCGCCTGATCCATCTAGTTTTGACTATGCATCTTTTGGGGGCATGTTTTCTACAAATGCATCAGGAGCACATTCATCTAAATATGGTAATATTAGTGATTATTTATTAGATGCTGATATTATTTTGGCTAGTGGGGAGAAGGTAAATCTAAGTACTATAAGTAAACTTGAATTTGAAGAACTACCACCATATTTGCAGGAAATATACAAGCTATACATAGAAAATATAG from Deferribacterota bacterium includes:
- a CDS encoding aldo/keto reductase, giving the protein MEFVTIKNTDLKASRVALGTWAIGGWMWGGTEEKESIKTILKALDTEINMIDTAPVYGFGTSEEIVGKAIKEYGKRDEVIVATKAGLEWSNGNIFRNASKERILKEIDDSLRRLNVDYIDIYQIHWPDRMTPFEETAETMLRLKEQGKIRAIGVSNYNVEQMEAFEKVAEINTQQPPYNLFERYIEKDILPYCIDKGINILAYGAICRGLLSGKMTKDREFKGDDLRKSDPKFQGERFESYLECVNKLNDFAKNKYNREVIHLAVRWILDKTKIGIALWGARKPSQLDNIDGIFGWHLNESDFKEIDKIIEETVKDPVGPEFMAPPHRDGK
- a CDS encoding FAD-binding oxidoreductase yields the protein MKTSYNVFDELKEKLKGDLFTDALSRYLLSTDGSMYLRNPLGIVYPRDEEDVKNTIKFANNYNLAIHPRGAGSGLTGGSLGEGIVIDFTRYMNKLVELNTNEKYFICEPGFRGGELNKILENVNLYFPPDPSSFDYASFGGMFSTNASGAHSSKYGNISDYLLDADIILASGEKVNLSTISKLEFEELPPYLQEIYKLYIENIELIEDSYPSVKNNVSGYNLRRLVVNERLFLHTLFTGSEGTLGIVTKLKFKLIDKPSYDTLLVAYFNDIFSST